The DNA window CGTTAGCTCAACAAGCAGCGCAAACCATCGCTCCAGCTTGGCCTTTAGACCAGTCTGTCGCAGTCAATCCTTGGTGGCCACAACGTCATCAGGCCATTACAGACGTGTTTGCTCAACAAGCTGTTTTAGTTGGCGCGACCGGTTTGATGGATAAAAGTTACTATCAATCGCAGTGGCAGAAACAAATTCAACCACAGCATGTAGAAAAAGCACTGGTCTCGTTAGGCTCTACGCTGAGCAAAGAGCAGGTCATTACTGACTTAGAACGCCCAGAGCAACCTGCACCGCGTTGGAAAACACTCGCTATGTTGCTTGACGACAAAGTGCCCTCGTCGCAAGGTCACTCTTGGGTGCAAGAGATTCAGCAGCAGGTAAGTCAGTTTATTGCTCTGTACCACCAATATCCTGAACGTTTTGATTCCAATGGTAAAAATGGCGAGCACCTTTACCAAAGTTGGCTTGAAGTGGTCACTCGCGACAAAGGTATTCGTACATTACTTGGCGTGGATCTACTGCCTTACTTCGCAAAGCTGCCAAAAGAATTGCTCACCATGCTTGATCTTGCTGGTGATGAGTGGCGCGATGTCTTAGCCGATGAGCAAGGCGCACTGGCATTCGCGCAAGCCTCGCTACATCAGCTTTCTGGCTGGGCAGGATGGCAAGCATGGTTAGATTGGCAAGCCAATTTAGCGAATAAAGAGATTAAAGTCCCTCATGCCTTAGGACTGACAACCATTTTGCTCGCTTGGGACTATGTACTGTGGAAGTGGCTTCAAGCAGAAAAAGCCGATGAATTTAAAACCATCAAACACACATTGGTCGTGCAAGCGAGTCAAGTGAATCATCTGTATGAGCTGGCTAAACAGCAACTTGAACCGCTTTGGGTATGGCAACGTGCGATGGAATTGAGTATTCAAACCGATTGGATTGCTCAAGTGGAACATGTGCAAAAAGCTCAACAACAGACTCGTCCATCAATCCAAGCGGTCTTTTGTATTGATGTGCGCTCCGAGCCGATGCGCCGCGCCCTTGAAGCACAATGCTCAAGTGTGGAAACAATTGGTTTTGCAGGTTTCTTCGGTATTCCGATTGCGTATCAAACTCGCGACGGTAGTATCCTACGCCCCCAATTGCCGGGGCTGTTAGCACCTTCGATTGTTGCTCAGCAAACCCGTATGCGCCCTGAGCGCTGGTTACGCCTGACCAAACTAGGCTGGCAAAACAGCTTAGAAAAACCGTCCTCTAACTTAGGTATGGTTGAAGCAGGTGGCTTGCTTAAATTAGTCAGTCTGTTCAAACGTGTCGTGATGCAAGAAGGGACCGAAAACCCAGTGAACCGCGATGCAAGACCTAACGATCAGTGGGAACTAAAACGCAATCAACTACCGCTGACCGCACAAGAAAAAGCAGAGTTAGGCGCTGGCATTCTTAAAGCGATGGGCTTTAGCCAACGTCTGGCGCCGGTGGTATTGCTCACTGGTCATGGCAGTCAAACCTGTAACAACCATACGTCATCCAGCTTAGATTGTGGTGCGTGTGGTGGACAGACTGGTGAAGTGAACGTCAAAGTCCTTGCCAGCCTGATTAACGACCCTATTGTAAGAGAGCATATGCCAGAGTTTGGCGTCACGGTTCCAGAAGATACCCACTTCTATGCGGCGATGCACAATACCACTACCGATGACTTTATGGTGTTTGATGCACCGTCGGCTCCATGGCGTCAAACGCTGATCAAAGCCAGCGAACAAGCTCGCCACGCTCGCCTGCAGCAATTTGATGGTCCAAGCGCCCCAAGCGCCAACGA is part of the Vibrio porteresiae DSM 19223 genome and encodes:
- a CDS encoding DUF2309 domain-containing protein; translated protein: MILENIAVPFATLAQQAAQTIAPAWPLDQSVAVNPWWPQRHQAITDVFAQQAVLVGATGLMDKSYYQSQWQKQIQPQHVEKALVSLGSTLSKEQVITDLERPEQPAPRWKTLAMLLDDKVPSSQGHSWVQEIQQQVSQFIALYHQYPERFDSNGKNGEHLYQSWLEVVTRDKGIRTLLGVDLLPYFAKLPKELLTMLDLAGDEWRDVLADEQGALAFAQASLHQLSGWAGWQAWLDWQANLANKEIKVPHALGLTTILLAWDYVLWKWLQAEKADEFKTIKHTLVVQASQVNHLYELAKQQLEPLWVWQRAMELSIQTDWIAQVEHVQKAQQQTRPSIQAVFCIDVRSEPMRRALEAQCSSVETIGFAGFFGIPIAYQTRDGSILRPQLPGLLAPSIVAQQTRMRPERWLRLTKLGWQNSLEKPSSNLGMVEAGGLLKLVSLFKRVVMQEGTENPVNRDARPNDQWELKRNQLPLTAQEKAELGAGILKAMGFSQRLAPVVLLTGHGSQTCNNHTSSSLDCGACGGQTGEVNVKVLASLINDPIVREHMPEFGVTVPEDTHFYAAMHNTTTDDFMVFDAPSAPWRQTLIKASEQARHARLQQFDGPSAPSANEVNRFFKQRATNWAQMRPEWGLCNNAGVFIAPRALTRNLDFAGRAFLHEYHVDQDPEFAQLERIMTAPLLVMNWINLQYFASVTVPEKYGSGNKLLHNVVGGHIGVFEGNGGDLRIGLSNQSVHDGKQYRHQPVRLSTFIQAPKEAIEMIMARHQDVASLVNNGWLFLYQVDAEQRIWQYVKHQWLPVTNHNNEMVN